The Diospyros lotus cultivar Yz01 chromosome 15, ASM1463336v1, whole genome shotgun sequence genome has a window encoding:
- the LOC127791476 gene encoding zinc finger protein NUTCRACKER has product MLEKMAEEAIVNGSALNQTAGSNPLPARKKRSLPGTPDPEAEVIALSPKTLMATNRFLCDICGKGFQRDQNLQLHRRGHNLPWKLKQRTSKEARKRVYVCPEKTCVHHHPSRALGDLTGIKKHFCRKHGEKKWKCEKCSKRYAVQSDWKAHSKTCGTREYKCDCGAVFSRRDSFMTHRAFCDALAEEAARVTAASNINNTMASNINYHFIANPISPGMPQNFSSIFKPVPTSEKGLSLWNNMGQGSLGQETMANNLHPIGSVSSEAAVYGDLLVSCSNPLPSSHQLTWVFGENKVSSNKSEEISRNSLHLSDAKDTGTQLVSVPSLYSSQHHVHQTPLTNMSATALLQKAAQIDSISSDPSFLGSYGLNLKCSNIQGQDGSKFCGFYGLGGGAERSENEISSLDELQMYPSKRRNVQNNREDGTAGGQTRDFLGVGIQSICHPSSVNGWNI; this is encoded by the exons ATGTTGGAAAAAATGGCAGAAGAAGCAATTGTAAACGGTTCTGCTCTAAACCAAACTGCTGGATCCAACCCCCTCCCTGCAAGGAAGAAGAGAAGCCTCCCAGGAACCCCAG ATCCTGAAGCCGAAGTCATCGCCTTGTCGCCAAAGACCCTAATGGCCACCAACAGGTTCCTGTGTGACATATGTGGGAAAGGGTTTCAAAGAGATCAGAACCTGCAACTTCACCGGCGAGGCCATAACCTGCCGTGGAAACTCAAGCAGAGGACCAGCAAGGAGGCCCGGAAGCGCGTTTACGTGTGCCCAGAAAAGACCTGCGTCCACCACCACCCTTCCCGGGCTCTTGGCGACCTGACCGGTATCAAGAAGCACTTCTGCCGGAAGCACGGCGAGAAGAAGTGGAAGTGTGAGAAATGCTCCAAGCGTTATGCCGTGCAGTCTGACTGGAAGGCTCACTCCAAAACCTGTGGCACCAGGGAGTACAAATGTGACTGTGGAGCTGTGTTTTCAAG GCGAGATAGCTTCATGACTCACAGGGCCTTTTGTGATGCCTTGGCCGAAGAAGCAGCTAGGGTTACAGCAGCCTCAAACATCAACAATACCATGGCCAGCAACATAAATTACCATTTCATTGCAAACCCAATAAGCCCAGGCATGCCACAgaatttctcttcaattttcaaGCCAGTTCCAACCAGTGAAAAAGGACTCTCCCTGTGGAATAATATGGGCCAAGGAAGCCTAGGTCAAGAAACTATGGCCAATAATCTTCACCCCATTGGGTCTGTGAGTTCAGAAGCTGCTGTCTATGGTGATCTACTTGTTTCATGTTCCAATCCTCTCCCATCCAGCCACCAATTGACATGGGTTTTCGGAGAAAATAAGGTTTCTTCCAACAAGAGTGAAGAAATATCAAGAAATTCTCTTCATTTGAGCGATGCCAAGGACACTGGAACTCAGCTTGTTAGTGTTCCTTCTTTGTACAGCAGCCAACACCATGTGCATCAAACACCTTTAACAAATATGTCTGCCACAGCCTTGTTGCAGAAGGCTGCCCAAATTGATTCTATTTCTAGTGACCCTTCTTTCCTAGGAAGCTATGGACTGAATTTGAAGTGCAGTAACATTCAAGGCCAAGATGGGAGCAAGTTCTGTGGATTTTATGGTCTTGGAGGCGGTGCAGAGAGATCAGAAAACGAGATTTCGAGCTTGGATGAGCTGCAGATGTACCCCTCAAAGCGCAGGAATGTACAGAATAATCGCGAAGATGGAACTGCCGGAGGGCAAACCAGGGATTTCTTGGGGGTTGGAATTCAGTCCATCTGCCATCCATCATCAGTGAACGGATGGAATATTTGA